From a single Miscanthus floridulus cultivar M001 chromosome 8, ASM1932011v1, whole genome shotgun sequence genomic region:
- the LOC136473237 gene encoding E3 ubiquitin-protein ligase RSL1-like → MAAGSSSSSASLVAIVDDFYFSVLAHGRNDGGAAGDDELFPISDEKYATELQLQEVIMSSAIAATARSRVAPPRSSTWAFASSSRPSVAVAATLVFCKICMDVVPPSDAHHASRGCAHAFCGGCLAGYVGAKIQDRIADVRCPEERCGGVLDPELCQDILPREVFERWGAALCESMLLGAKRTYCPFKDCSAMMLVDDDGSDVAESECPSCRRLFCARCNVAPWHAGVTCTEYRKLRKGDRGVEDMMLLEMAKGKKWKRCPNCEFFVEKRDGCLHITCRCGFEFCYGCGKRWGINHSRCTTT, encoded by the exons ATGGCAGCCGGATCTTCCAGTTCCAGCGCCTCCCTCGTCGCCATCGTCGACGACTTCTACTTCTCCGTCCTCGCTCACGGGCGAAACGACGGCGGCGCCGCCGGGGACGACGAGCTCTTCCCGATATCTGACGAGAAGTACGCCACGGAGCTCCAGCTACAGGAGGTGATCATGTCCTCCGCCATCGCGGCCACGGCGCGCTCCCGGGTCGCTCCACCTCGCAGCAGCACA TGGGCCTTCGCCTCGTCGTCCCGGCcgtccgtcgccgtcgccgcgacGCTCGTGTTCTGCAAGATCTGTATGGACGTGGTGCCGCCCTCGGACGCGCACCACGCCAGCCGCGGCTGCGCGCACGCCTTCTGCGGCGGCTGCCTCGCGGGCTACGTGGGCGCCAAGATCCAGGACAGGATCGCCGACGTCAGGTGCCCCGAGGAGCGGTGTGGCGGCGTGCTGGACCCGGAGCTCTGCCAGGACATCCTGCCCCGCGAGGTCTTCGAGCGGTGGGGCGCCGCGCTGTGCGAGTCCATGCTGCTGGGGGCCAAGAGGACCTACTGCCCCTTCAAGGATTGCTCGGCGATGATGCTGGTGGACGACGACGGCAGCGACGTCGCCGAGTCGGAGTGCCCGAGCTGCCGGCGGCTCTTCTGTGCGCGGTGCAACGTGGCGCCGTGGCACGCCGGCGTTACCTGCACCGAGTACAGGAAGCTCCGGAAGGGGGACAGGGGCGTCGAGGACATGATGCTCCTTGAGATGGCTAAGGGGAAGAAGTGGAAGCGGTGCCCCAACTGCGAGTTCTTCGTGGAGAAGCGTGATGGCTGCCTGCACATTACTTGCAG GTGTGGTTTTgagttttgctatggatgtggcaaGAGGTGGGGGATTAATCATTCTCGTTGCACAACAACGTGA
- the LOC136469714 gene encoding uncharacterized protein has protein sequence MDGGSGLNIMYAKTLDEMGVDRTNLRRIRAPFHGIMPGRQAIPLGQIDLPVTFGDQSNYRTETLTFDVVGFPGTFLAILERPCYVKFMAVPNYTYLKLKMPGPRGVITSFRRAYECEVECCGHASAVVASEELATLREEVVEETPNAKKSSGSFESTEGSKEVLVDPSSSEGKKVHIGTALSSK, from the coding sequence atggacggaggcagcggcctcaacatcatgtacgctaagacgctcgatgagatgggcgtcgaccgaacaaaCCTCCGCcgcatccgagcacctttccatggcatcatgcctggtaggcaggccataccactggggcagatcgatctgcccgtcacttttggggatcagtccaattacaggactgagacccttacTTTTGACGTGGTAGGGTTCCCCGGAACTTTCCTCGCCATCCTCGAacgtccatgctatgtgaagttcatggccgtccccaactatacatacctcaagctgaagatgccgggcccccgtggggtcatcacctcCTTCCGTCGCGCttatgagtgcgaagtcgaatgctgcggccatgcctcagcagtcgtcgcctccgaagagctcgccaccctcagggaggaggtcgttgaagaaaCACCCAACGCAAAAAAGTCATCCGGATCGTTCGAATCAACGGAAGGGTCCAAGGAGGTCCTtgtggaccccagcagctccgagggcaaaaaagtccacaTTGGTACCGcactctcctccaaatag